The Burkholderiales bacterium DNA window AAGTCATGATCGCAATCATCTTCGAAGTCTGGCCCGCGGAAGGGCGCAAGCAGGAATATCTCGATCTTGCGGCGAGCCTGCGCCCGTTTCTCGATCAGATTGACGGCTTCATTTCCGTTGAACGCTTCGAAAGTCTGTACGAACCCGGAAAGATGCTGTCGCTTTCGGTTTTTCGAGACGAAGCCGCGGTCGCGCAATGGCGCGCGCTGGAGATACATCGCGGCGTCCAGGCCAAGGGAAGGAGCGGCGTTTTCAAGGACTATCGGCTGCGCGTCGCAGGCGTCATCAGGGA harbors:
- a CDS encoding antibiotic biosynthesis monooxygenase, whose translation is MIAIIFEVWPAEGRKQEYLDLAASLRPFLDQIDGFISVERFESLYEPGKMLSLSVFRDEAAVAQWRALEIHRGVQAKGRSGVFKDYRLRVAGVIR